GTCCTCCCCAACGAACCCCTTCTCGCCTCTGCAGTACACTCCCCGCCCTGCCACCCTGCCATGGCTCCCTCACACCCCCGTTACACcctaccctcttttttttctcttttctcttcggtcacctttttccttctctgctctGATATTTTGATAttcacaaagaaaaaaacaatgggaCAAAAAGTCTCTCACGAAAAAGCGAACGTGGTCGTGAGCCTGCGAGCAGGCATGAGCAGGCCGGACACCTTGAAGGTGTCTTACAGGGGCGGCGGCTGCCTCAGGAGGCGGCGGCCGATCGCCTTCTTTACCTTCCCCAGCACCGGCTGGCGGTGCGCCGAGGGGATAGAGGCGTGCGAGGCGGAGGGGGGATTGAGCGTGCCGTTGGACGCGCTCAAATATAAGGACCTCAGCAAGATCATCCAGCTGCGCTGCGGGTCTGGCGGGAGGACCCTGCTGAAGGCAGCGATGCCGCTGGGGATGTTCCTCAACAACCTCGACTACCTGCACTTCTCGTTACACTCTGACGGCAGGGGCTCCAGCGGCGCCTACACCGTCATGCGGTGCAACGGGCACCCCTGCCTTATGGCGGCGCGGCCCCCGATGTGGCACCGGCCAAATGGCGGGAAGGAAGCCAGTGCCCCCACCAGGGCCTCAGTTACCCCAGCAGGTGGTGCCGGAGGCATCACCAAGGCTTCAAACACCAAGGCAGGTGATGCCACACACATCACCAAGGCTTCAAACACCAAGGCAGGTGATGTCACACACATCACCAAGGCTTCAAACACCAAGGCAGGTGATGTCACACACATCACCAAGGCTTCACACACCAAGGCAGGTGATGTCACACACATCACCAAGGCTTCACACACCAAGGCAGGTGATGTCACACACATCACCAAGGCTTCAAACACCAAGGCAGGTGATGTCACACACATCACCAAGGCTTCACACACCAAGGCAGGTGATGTCACACACATCACCAAGGCTTCACACACCAAGGCAGGTGATGtcacacacatcacacatcacCAAGGCTTCACACACTAAGGCAGGTGATGTCACACACATCACCAAGGCTTCACACACAAGGCAGGTGATGTCACACACATCACCAAGGCTTCACACACCAAGGCAGGTGATGTCACACATCACCAAGGCTTCACACATCACCAAGGCAGGTGATGTCACACACATCACCAAGGCTTCACACACCAAGGCAGGTGATGCCACACACATCACCAAGGCTTCACACACCAAGGCAGGTGATGTCACACACATCACCAAGGCTTCAAACACCAAGGCAGGTGATGTCACACACATCACCAAGGCTTCACACACCAAGGCAGGTGATGTCACACACATCACCAAGGCTTCACACACCAGGGCAGGTGATGGCACACACATCACCAAGGCTTCACACACCAAGGCAGGTGATGTCACACACATCACCAAGGCTTCACACACCAAGGCAGGTGATGGCACACACATCACCAAAGCTTCACACACCCCGGGCTCCCCTCACCACACACTCCGCCGTCGGAAAACCAAGAAACCCAATCTTCGCGCCCACGGCAGGGACACGGCGACTCCCAAGAGACACGATGCGCCGTACACATGGACGGACGTGTTCGTGGACGTCACGGCGATCTGTGCCGCCGTCTTGTCCGGCGTCCTGGCGTACTACACGCGTTAGTGAGGCGCCGCCACGCCCGCCCGCCCGGAGGCCTTCATGGGCGCGGGCTATTGTCTGTTATATCTTTCTCCATCTCTATAATCCTTACTAGTCTTGTGTGCTTCCtgtttcttgtctctctctctctctatctatctatctatctatctaccactatttttttctttttgtttctttttctttttactccattttgaacacacacacacacacacacacacacacacacacacagatagacaatgtgtgtgtgtgtgtgtgtgtgtgtgtgtgtgtgtgttccatcacCTGCGTTTCACCTCATCATTTCCGCCTTTTTTCATCGTCTTTCCTCTCTCGCCTTTcaccttaattctctctctctctctctctctctctctctctctctctctctctctctctctctctctctctctctctctctctctctctctctctctctctctctctctctctctctctctctctctctctctctctctctctctctctctctctctcatcatcatcctttcctttcctttccttcacctcatttgcccctcccttccctttcccttcccttcccttcccttcccttcccttcctttcttttgcttctcttccctttcctttcctttcctttcctttcctttcttttccttcccttcccttcccttccctttccctttcctttcctttccttcccttcccttccctttctttcctttccttctcttcccttcccttcccttctctttccttcacctcatctgtcatttccttcccttcccttcctttccctctacttccctttccttcatttcacgtcaccttcttccctttccttccttacctctatctttccctctccctttcccttcccttcccttcttttccctatcaACATCATCTAtttgtatttcctctttcttctcgttcccttccttccttcctcttcagtaCCATATCACTGTCCTCACCCTTGCAAttccacccttcctcacccttttcctaATCACCCTTGTtgttccacccttccttctcttcccttcccttttccttcctcttcatcaccatatCACTGTCTTCACCCTCATAAtcccacccttcctcaccctttccataatcacccttcacccttgcagctccacccttcccttctcttcctattataACCCTGCGTGAAGTTTCTTTGCCTATAAGTTGATGTTTACACCCTtcgttacccttccttcccttccttgttatcccttgccttccctcgctTCGGCCCTAAAGGATCA
This genomic window from Eriocheir sinensis breed Jianghai 21 chromosome 6, ASM2467909v1, whole genome shotgun sequence contains:
- the LOC126990284 gene encoding uncharacterized protein LOC126990284 isoform X8, whose protein sequence is MLVLPNEPLLASAVHSPPCHPAMAPSHPRYTLPSFFSLFSSVTFFLLCSDILIFTKKKTMGQKVSHEKANVVVSLRAGMSRPDTLKVSYRGGGCLRRRRPIAFFTFPSTGWRCAEGIEACEAEGGLSVPLDALKYKDLSKIIQLRCGSGGRTLLKAAMPLGMFLNNLDYLHFSLHSDGRGSSGAYTVMRCNGHPCLMAARPPMWHRPNGGKEASAPTRASVTPAGGAGGITKASNTKAGDATHITKASNTKAGDVTHITKASNTKAGDVTHITKASHTKAGDVTHITKASHTKAGDVTHITKASHTKAGDATHITKASHTKAGDVTHITKASNTKAGDVTHITKASHTKAGDVTHITKASHTRAGDVTHITKASHTKAGDGTHITKASHTPGSPHHTLRRRKTKKPNLRAHGRDTATPKRHDAPYTWTDVFVDVTAICAAVLSGVLAYYTR
- the LOC126990284 gene encoding uncharacterized protein LOC126990284 isoform X11 codes for the protein MLVLPNEPLLASAVHSPPCHPAMAPSHPRYTLPSFFSLFSSVTFFLLCSDILIFTKKKTMGQKVSHEKANVVVSLRAGMSRPDTLKVSYRGGGCLRRRRPIAFFTFPSTGWRCAEGIEACEAEGGLSVPLDALKYKDLSKIIQLRCGSGGRTLLKAAMPLGMFLNNLDYLHFSLHSDGRGSSGAYTVMRCNGHPCLMAARPPMWHRPNGGKEASAPTRASVTPAGGAGGITKASNTKAGDATHITKASNTKAGDVTHITKASNTKAGDVTHITKASHTKAGDVTHITKASNTKAGDVTHITKASHTKAGDATHITKASHTKAGDVTHITKASNTKAGDVTHITKASHTKAGDVTHITKASHTRAGDVTHITKASHTKAGDGTHITKASHTPGSPHHTLRRRKTKKPNLRAHGRDTATPKRHDAPYTWTDVFVDVTAICAAVLSGVLAYYTR
- the LOC126990284 gene encoding uncharacterized protein LOC126990284 isoform X1 — translated: MLVLPNEPLLASAVHSPPCHPAMAPSHPRYTLPSFFSLFSSVTFFLLCSDILIFTKKKTMGQKVSHEKANVVVSLRAGMSRPDTLKVSYRGGGCLRRRRPIAFFTFPSTGWRCAEGIEACEAEGGLSVPLDALKYKDLSKIIQLRCGSGGRTLLKAAMPLGMFLNNLDYLHFSLHSDGRGSSGAYTVMRCNGHPCLMAARPPMWHRPNGGKEASAPTRASVTPAGGAGGITKASNTKAGDATHITKASNTKAGDVTHITKASNTKAGDVTHITKASHTKAGDVTHITKASHTKAGDVTHITKASNTKAGDVTHITKASHTKAGDVTHITKASHTKAGDVTHITKASHTKAGDATHITKASHTKAGDVTHITKASNTKAGDVTHITKASHTKAGDVTHITKASHTRAGDVTHITKASHTKAGDGTHITKASHTPGSPHHTLRRRKTKKPNLRAHGRDTATPKRHDAPYTWTDVFVDVTAICAAVLSGVLAYYTR
- the LOC126990284 gene encoding uncharacterized protein LOC126990284 isoform X2: MLVLPNEPLLASAVHSPPCHPAMAPSHPRYTLPSFFSLFSSVTFFLLCSDILIFTKKKTMGQKVSHEKANVVVSLRAGMSRPDTLKVSYRGGGCLRRRRPIAFFTFPSTGWRCAEGIEACEAEGGLSVPLDALKYKDLSKIIQLRCGSGGRTLLKAAMPLGMFLNNLDYLHFSLHSDGRGSSGAYTVMRCNGHPCLMAARPPMWHRPNGGKEASAPTRASVTPAGGAGGITKASNTKAGDATHITKASNTKAGDVTHITKASNTKAGDVTHITKASHTKAGDVTHITKASHTKAGDVTHITKASNTKAGDVTHITKASHTKAGDVTHITKASHTKAGDATHITKASHTKAGDVTHITKASNTKAGDVTHITKASHTKAGDVTHITKASHTRAGDVTHITKASHTKAGDGTHITKASHTPGSPHHTLRRRKTKKPNLRAHGRDTATPKRHDAPYTWTDVFVDVTAICAAVLSGVLAYYTR
- the LOC126990284 gene encoding uncharacterized protein LOC126990284 isoform X27 → MLVLPNEPLLASAVHSPPCHPAMAPSHPRYTLPSFFSLFSSVTFFLLCSDILIFTKKKTMGQKVSHEKANVVVSLRAGMSRPDTLKVSYRGGGCLRRRRPIAFFTFPSTGWRCAEGIEACEAEGGLSVPLDALKYKDLSKIIQLRCGSGGRTLLKAAMPLGMFLNNLDYLHFSLHSDGRGSSGAYTVMRCNGHPCLMAARPPMWHRPNGGKEASAPTRASVTPAGGAGGITKASNTKAGDVTHITKASHTKAGDVTHITKASHTKAGDATHITKASHTKAGDVTHITKASNTKAGDVTHITKASHTKAGDVTHITKASHTRAGDVTHITKASHTKAGDGTHITKASHTPGSPHHTLRRRKTKKPNLRAHGRDTATPKRHDAPYTWTDVFVDVTAICAAVLSGVLAYYTR
- the LOC126990284 gene encoding uncharacterized protein LOC126990284 isoform X35 produces the protein MLVLPNEPLLASAVHSPPCHPAMAPSHPRYTLPSFFSLFSSVTFFLLCSDILIFTKKKTMGQKVSHEKANVVVSLRAGMSRPDTLKVSYRGGGCLRRRRPIAFFTFPSTGWRCAEGIEACEAEGGLSVPLDALKYKDLSKIIQLRCGSGGRTLLKAAMPLGMFLNNLDYLHFSLHSDGRGSSGAYTVMRCNGHPCLMAARPPMWHRPNGGKEASAPTRASVTPAGGAGGITKASNTKAGDVTHITKASNTKAGDATHITKASHTKAGDVTHITKASNTKAGDVTHITKASHTKAGDVTHITKASHTRAGDVTHITKASHTKAGDGTHITKASHTPGSPHHTLRRRKTKKPNLRAHGRDTATPKRHDAPYTWTDVFVDVTAICAAVLSGVLAYYTR
- the LOC126990284 gene encoding uncharacterized protein LOC126990284 isoform X32, translated to MLVLPNEPLLASAVHSPPCHPAMAPSHPRYTLPSFFSLFSSVTFFLLCSDILIFTKKKTMGQKVSHEKANVVVSLRAGMSRPDTLKVSYRGGGCLRRRRPIAFFTFPSTGWRCAEGIEACEAEGGLSVPLDALKYKDLSKIIQLRCGSGGRTLLKAAMPLGMFLNNLDYLHFSLHSDGRGSSGAYTVMRCNGHPCLMAARPPMWHRPNGGKEASAPTRASVTPAGGAGGITKASNTKAGDVTHITKASHTKAGDATHITKASHTKAGDVTHITKASNTKAGDVTHITKASHTKAGDVTHITKASHTRAGDVTHITKASHTKAGDGTHITKASHTPGSPHHTLRRRKTKKPNLRAHGRDTATPKRHDAPYTWTDVFVDVTAICAAVLSGVLAYYTR
- the LOC126990284 gene encoding uncharacterized protein LOC126990284 isoform X33; its protein translation is MLVLPNEPLLASAVHSPPCHPAMAPSHPRYTLPSFFSLFSSVTFFLLCSDILIFTKKKTMGQKVSHEKANVVVSLRAGMSRPDTLKVSYRGGGCLRRRRPIAFFTFPSTGWRCAEGIEACEAEGGLSVPLDALKYKDLSKIIQLRCGSGGRTLLKAAMPLGMFLNNLDYLHFSLHSDGRGSSGAYTVMRCNGHPCLMAARPPMWHRPNGGKEASAPTRASVTPAGGAGGITKASNTKAGDATHITKASNTKAGDVTHITKASNTKAGDATHITKASHTKAGDVTHITKASHTKAGDVTHITKASHTRAGDVTHITKASHTKAGDGTHITKASHTPGSPHHTLRRRKTKKPNLRAHGRDTATPKRHDAPYTWTDVFVDVTAICAAVLSGVLAYYTR
- the LOC126990284 gene encoding uncharacterized protein LOC126990284 isoform X41, whose product is MLVLPNEPLLASAVHSPPCHPAMAPSHPRYTLPSFFSLFSSVTFFLLCSDILIFTKKKTMGQKVSHEKANVVVSLRAGMSRPDTLKVSYRGGGCLRRRRPIAFFTFPSTGWRCAEGIEACEAEGGLSVPLDALKYKDLSKIIQLRCGSGGRTLLKAAMPLGMFLNNLDYLHFSLHSDGRGSSGAYTVMRCNGHPCLMAARPPMWHRPNGGKEASAPTRASVTPAGGAGGITKASNTKAGDVTHITKASNTKAGDVTHITKASNTKAGDVTHITKASHTKAGDVTHITKASHTRAGDVTHITKASHTKAGDGTHITKASHTPGSPHHTLRRRKTKKPNLRAHGRDTATPKRHDAPYTWTDVFVDVTAICAAVLSGVLAYYTR
- the LOC126990284 gene encoding uncharacterized protein LOC126990284 isoform X14 translates to MLVLPNEPLLASAVHSPPCHPAMAPSHPRYTLPSFFSLFSSVTFFLLCSDILIFTKKKTMGQKVSHEKANVVVSLRAGMSRPDTLKVSYRGGGCLRRRRPIAFFTFPSTGWRCAEGIEACEAEGGLSVPLDALKYKDLSKIIQLRCGSGGRTLLKAAMPLGMFLNNLDYLHFSLHSDGRGSSGAYTVMRCNGHPCLMAARPPMWHRPNGGKEASAPTRASVTPAGGAGGITKASNTKAGDATHITKASNTKAGDVTHITKASNTKAGDVTHITKASHTKAGDVTHITKASHTKAGDVTHITKASNTKAGDATHITKASHTKAGDVTHITKASHTKAGDVTHITKASHTRAGDVTHITKASHTKAGDGTHITKASHTPGSPHHTLRRRKTKKPNLRAHGRDTATPKRHDAPYTWTDVFVDVTAICAAVLSGVLAYYTR
- the LOC126990284 gene encoding uncharacterized protein LOC126990284 isoform X12 is translated as MLVLPNEPLLASAVHSPPCHPAMAPSHPRYTLPSFFSLFSSVTFFLLCSDILIFTKKKTMGQKVSHEKANVVVSLRAGMSRPDTLKVSYRGGGCLRRRRPIAFFTFPSTGWRCAEGIEACEAEGGLSVPLDALKYKDLSKIIQLRCGSGGRTLLKAAMPLGMFLNNLDYLHFSLHSDGRGSSGAYTVMRCNGHPCLMAARPPMWHRPNGGKEASAPTRASVTPAGGAGGITKASNTKAGDATHITKASNTKAGDVTHITKASNTKAGDVTHITKASHTKAGDVTHITKASHTKAGDVTHITKASNTKAGDVTHITKASNTKAGDVTHITKASHTKAGDVTHITKASHTRAGDVTHITKASHTKAGDGTHITKASHTPGSPHHTLRRRKTKKPNLRAHGRDTATPKRHDAPYTWTDVFVDVTAICAAVLSGVLAYYTR
- the LOC126990284 gene encoding uncharacterized protein LOC126990284 isoform X16; amino-acid sequence: MLVLPNEPLLASAVHSPPCHPAMAPSHPRYTLPSFFSLFSSVTFFLLCSDILIFTKKKTMGQKVSHEKANVVVSLRAGMSRPDTLKVSYRGGGCLRRRRPIAFFTFPSTGWRCAEGIEACEAEGGLSVPLDALKYKDLSKIIQLRCGSGGRTLLKAAMPLGMFLNNLDYLHFSLHSDGRGSSGAYTVMRCNGHPCLMAARPPMWHRPNGGKEASAPTRASVTPAGGAGGITKASNTKAGDATHITKASNTKAGDVTHITKASNTKAGDVTHITKASHTKAGDVTHITKASHTKAGDVTHITKASHTKAGDVTHITKASHTKAGDVTHITKASHTKAGDVTHITKASHTRAGDVTHITKASHTKAGDGTHITKASHTPGSPHHTLRRRKTKKPNLRAHGRDTATPKRHDAPYTWTDVFVDVTAICAAVLSGVLAYYTR
- the LOC126990284 gene encoding uncharacterized protein LOC126990284 isoform X31; its protein translation is MLVLPNEPLLASAVHSPPCHPAMAPSHPRYTLPSFFSLFSSVTFFLLCSDILIFTKKKTMGQKVSHEKANVVVSLRAGMSRPDTLKVSYRGGGCLRRRRPIAFFTFPSTGWRCAEGIEACEAEGGLSVPLDALKYKDLSKIIQLRCGSGGRTLLKAAMPLGMFLNNLDYLHFSLHSDGRGSSGAYTVMRCNGHPCLMAARPPMWHRPNGGKEASAPTRASVTPAGGAGGITKASNTKAGDATHITKASNTKAGDVTHITKASNTKAGDVTHITKASHTKAGDVTHITKASHTKAGDVTHITKASHTKAGDATHITKASHTKAGDGTHITKASHTPGSPHHTLRRRKTKKPNLRAHGRDTATPKRHDAPYTWTDVFVDVTAICAAVLSGVLAYYTR
- the LOC126990284 gene encoding uncharacterized protein LOC126990284 isoform X17 — protein: MLVLPNEPLLASAVHSPPCHPAMAPSHPRYTLPSFFSLFSSVTFFLLCSDILIFTKKKTMGQKVSHEKANVVVSLRAGMSRPDTLKVSYRGGGCLRRRRPIAFFTFPSTGWRCAEGIEACEAEGGLSVPLDALKYKDLSKIIQLRCGSGGRTLLKAAMPLGMFLNNLDYLHFSLHSDGRGSSGAYTVMRCNGHPCLMAARPPMWHRPNGGKEASAPTRASVTPAGGAGGITKASNTKAGDATHITKASNTKAGDVTHITKASNTKAGDVTHITKASHTKAGDVTHITKASHTKAGDVTHITKASHTKAGDATHITKASHTKAGDVTHITKASHTKAGDVTHITKASHTRAGDVTHITKASHTKAGDGTHITKASHTPGSPHHTLRRRKTKKPNLRAHGRDTATPKRHDAPYTWTDVFVDVTAICAAVLSGVLAYYTR
- the LOC126990284 gene encoding uncharacterized protein LOC126990284 isoform X23, with amino-acid sequence MLVLPNEPLLASAVHSPPCHPAMAPSHPRYTLPSFFSLFSSVTFFLLCSDILIFTKKKTMGQKVSHEKANVVVSLRAGMSRPDTLKVSYRGGGCLRRRRPIAFFTFPSTGWRCAEGIEACEAEGGLSVPLDALKYKDLSKIIQLRCGSGGRTLLKAAMPLGMFLNNLDYLHFSLHSDGRGSSGAYTVMRCNGHPCLMAARPPMWHRPNGGKEASAPTRASVTPAGGAGGITKASNTKAGDATHITKASNTKAGDVTHITKASNTKAGDVTHITKASHTKAGDVTHITKASHTKAGDVTHITKASNTKAGDVTHITKASHTKAGDATHITKASHTKAGDGTHITKASHTPGSPHHTLRRRKTKKPNLRAHGRDTATPKRHDAPYTWTDVFVDVTAICAAVLSGVLAYYTR
- the LOC126990284 gene encoding uncharacterized protein LOC126990284 isoform X4 → MLVLPNEPLLASAVHSPPCHPAMAPSHPRYTLPSFFSLFSSVTFFLLCSDILIFTKKKTMGQKVSHEKANVVVSLRAGMSRPDTLKVSYRGGGCLRRRRPIAFFTFPSTGWRCAEGIEACEAEGGLSVPLDALKYKDLSKIIQLRCGSGGRTLLKAAMPLGMFLNNLDYLHFSLHSDGRGSSGAYTVMRCNGHPCLMAARPPMWHRPNGGKEASAPTRASVTPAGGAGGITKASNTKAGDATHITKASNTKAGDVTHITKASNTKAGDVTHITKASHTKAGDVTHITKASHTKAGDVTHITKASNTKAGDVTHITKASHTKAGDVTHITKASHTKAGDVTHITKASHTKAGDATHITKASHTKAGDVTHITKASHTKAGDVTHITKASHTRAGDVTHITKASHTKAGDGTHITKASHTPGSPHHTLRRRKTKKPNLRAHGRDTATPKRHDAPYTWTDVFVDVTAICAAVLSGVLAYYTR
- the LOC126990284 gene encoding uncharacterized protein LOC126990284 isoform X7 translates to MLVLPNEPLLASAVHSPPCHPAMAPSHPRYTLPSFFSLFSSVTFFLLCSDILIFTKKKTMGQKVSHEKANVVVSLRAGMSRPDTLKVSYRGGGCLRRRRPIAFFTFPSTGWRCAEGIEACEAEGGLSVPLDALKYKDLSKIIQLRCGSGGRTLLKAAMPLGMFLNNLDYLHFSLHSDGRGSSGAYTVMRCNGHPCLMAARPPMWHRPNGGKEASAPTRASVTPAGGAGGITKASNTKAGDATHITKASNTKAGDVTHITKASNTKAGDVTHITKASHTKAGDVTHITKASHTKAGDVTHITKASNTKAGDVTHITKASHTKAGDVTHITKASHTKAGDATHITKASHTKAGDVTHITKASHTKAGDVTHITKASHTRAGDVTHITKASHTKAGDGTHITKASHTPGSPHHTLRRRKTKKPNLRAHGRDTATPKRHDAPYTWTDVFVDVTAICAAVLSGVLAYYTR
- the LOC126990284 gene encoding uncharacterized protein LOC126990284 isoform X39, whose protein sequence is MLVLPNEPLLASAVHSPPCHPAMAPSHPRYTLPSFFSLFSSVTFFLLCSDILIFTKKKTMGQKVSHEKANVVVSLRAGMSRPDTLKVSYRGGGCLRRRRPIAFFTFPSTGWRCAEGIEACEAEGGLSVPLDALKYKDLSKIIQLRCGSGGRTLLKAAMPLGMFLNNLDYLHFSLHSDGRGSSGAYTVMRCNGHPCLMAARPPMWHRPNGGKEASAPTRASVTPAGGAGGITKASNTKAGDATHITKASNTKAGDATHITKASHTKAGDVTHITKASHTKAGDVTHITKASHTRAGDVTHITKASHTKAGDGTHITKASHTPGSPHHTLRRRKTKKPNLRAHGRDTATPKRHDAPYTWTDVFVDVTAICAAVLSGVLAYYTR
- the LOC126990284 gene encoding uncharacterized protein LOC126990284 isoform X46: MLVLPNEPLLASAVHSPPCHPAMAPSHPRYTLPSFFSLFSSVTFFLLCSDILIFTKKKTMGQKVSHEKANVVVSLRAGMSRPDTLKVSYRGGGCLRRRRPIAFFTFPSTGWRCAEGIEACEAEGGLSVPLDALKYKDLSKIIQLRCGSGGRTLLKAAMPLGMFLNNLDYLHFSLHSDGRGSSGAYTVMRCNGHPCLMAARPPMWHRPNGGKEASAPTRASVTPAGGAGGITKASNTKAGDATHITKASHTKAGDVTHITKASHTKAGDVTHITKASHTRAGDVTHITKASHTKAGDGTHITKASHTPGSPHHTLRRRKTKKPNLRAHGRDTATPKRHDAPYTWTDVFVDVTAICAAVLSGVLAYYTR
- the LOC126990284 gene encoding uncharacterized protein LOC126990284 isoform X3, whose protein sequence is MLVLPNEPLLASAVHSPPCHPAMAPSHPRYTLPSFFSLFSSVTFFLLCSDILIFTKKKTMGQKVSHEKANVVVSLRAGMSRPDTLKVSYRGGGCLRRRRPIAFFTFPSTGWRCAEGIEACEAEGGLSVPLDALKYKDLSKIIQLRCGSGGRTLLKAAMPLGMFLNNLDYLHFSLHSDGRGSSGAYTVMRCNGHPCLMAARPPMWHRPNGGKEASAPTRASVTPAGGAGGITKASNTKAGDATHITKASNTKAGDVTHITKASNTKAGDVTHITKASHTKAGDVTHITKASHTKAGDVTHITKASHTKAGDVTHITKASHTKAGDVTHITKASHTKAGDATHITKASHTKAGDVTHITKASNTKAGDVTHITKASHTKAGDVTHITKASHTRAGDVTHITKASHTKAGDGTHITKASHTPGSPHHTLRRRKTKKPNLRAHGRDTATPKRHDAPYTWTDVFVDVTAICAAVLSGVLAYYTR
- the LOC126990284 gene encoding uncharacterized protein LOC126990284 isoform X36, yielding MLVLPNEPLLASAVHSPPCHPAMAPSHPRYTLPSFFSLFSSVTFFLLCSDILIFTKKKTMGQKVSHEKANVVVSLRAGMSRPDTLKVSYRGGGCLRRRRPIAFFTFPSTGWRCAEGIEACEAEGGLSVPLDALKYKDLSKIIQLRCGSGGRTLLKAAMPLGMFLNNLDYLHFSLHSDGRGSSGAYTVMRCNGHPCLMAARPPMWHRPNGGKEASAPTRASVTPAGGAGGITKASNTKAGDVTHITKASNTKAGDVTHITKASNTKAGDVTHITKASNTKAGDVTHITKASHTKAGDVTHITKASHTRAGDVTHITKASHTKAGDGTHITKASHTPGSPHHTLRRRKTKKPNLRAHGRDTATPKRHDAPYTWTDVFVDVTAICAAVLSGVLAYYTR
- the LOC126990284 gene encoding uncharacterized protein LOC126990284 isoform X13, which codes for MLVLPNEPLLASAVHSPPCHPAMAPSHPRYTLPSFFSLFSSVTFFLLCSDILIFTKKKTMGQKVSHEKANVVVSLRAGMSRPDTLKVSYRGGGCLRRRRPIAFFTFPSTGWRCAEGIEACEAEGGLSVPLDALKYKDLSKIIQLRCGSGGRTLLKAAMPLGMFLNNLDYLHFSLHSDGRGSSGAYTVMRCNGHPCLMAARPPMWHRPNGGKEASAPTRASVTPAGGAGGITKASNTKAGDATHITKASNTKAGDVTHITKASNTKAGDVTHITKASHTKAGDVTHITKASHTKAGDVTHITKASNTKAGDVTHITKASHTKAGDVTHITKASHTKAGDVTHITKASHTKAGDATHITKASHTKAGDGTHITKASHTPGSPHHTLRRRKTKKPNLRAHGRDTATPKRHDAPYTWTDVFVDVTAICAAVLSGVLAYYTR
- the LOC126990284 gene encoding uncharacterized protein LOC126990284 isoform X19, which encodes MLVLPNEPLLASAVHSPPCHPAMAPSHPRYTLPSFFSLFSSVTFFLLCSDILIFTKKKTMGQKVSHEKANVVVSLRAGMSRPDTLKVSYRGGGCLRRRRPIAFFTFPSTGWRCAEGIEACEAEGGLSVPLDALKYKDLSKIIQLRCGSGGRTLLKAAMPLGMFLNNLDYLHFSLHSDGRGSSGAYTVMRCNGHPCLMAARPPMWHRPNGGKEASAPTRASVTPAGGAGGITKASNTKAGDATHITKASNTKAGDVTHITKASNTKAGDVTHITKASHTKAGDVTHITKASHTKAGDVTHITKASNTKAGDVTHITKASHTKAGDVTHITKASHTKAGDATHITKASHTKAGDGTHITKASHTPGSPHHTLRRRKTKKPNLRAHGRDTATPKRHDAPYTWTDVFVDVTAICAAVLSGVLAYYTR